From Sulfurospirillum tamanense, a single genomic window includes:
- a CDS encoding META domain-containing protein encodes MRLTIKIAFLALLSVLFLSGCAKEALEPAGDVSLKNTYWKAVEIKGEKALVADNQQETHIVLQEDGRIVGSDGCNRMFGTYAIKNETITFSHLASTRMMCAEGMKQADNFSVALGETSHFTLWGEALTFENERGEVLLRFMAVYF; translated from the coding sequence ATGAGATTAACCATAAAAATAGCGTTCTTAGCGCTTTTGAGCGTACTCTTTTTGAGTGGTTGTGCCAAAGAGGCATTAGAGCCAGCAGGTGATGTTTCTTTGAAAAACACCTACTGGAAGGCAGTTGAGATTAAGGGAGAAAAAGCGCTAGTCGCTGATAACCAACAAGAAACACACATTGTGTTGCAAGAGGATGGCAGAATCGTTGGTTCTGATGGATGCAACCGCATGTTTGGTACTTATGCAATTAAAAATGAAACCATCACTTTTTCACATCTTGCCTCCACGCGCATGATGTGTGCAGAAGGAATGAAGCAAGCAGATAATTTTTCAGTGGCGCTTGGAGAAACTAGCCACTTTACGCTTTGGGGAGAGGCTTTAACCTTTGAAAATGAAAGAGGGGAAGTGCTGTTGCGTTTTATGGCGGTGTACTTTTAG
- a CDS encoding nitrogen fixation protein NifQ codes for MDANTLYSHVRILLEAHAKDDVALREIAPLIARRSLEMNHLYEAMGFANRGEMGKFMSQHFPALASQKPSKVRWKKFLYDSIQATAPACEGCPDEDDCFRSECSLEWHRR; via the coding sequence GTGGATGCCAACACCTTGTATTCTCACGTAAGAATACTGCTTGAAGCCCATGCAAAAGACGACGTAGCGTTGCGTGAAATCGCTCCTTTGATTGCCAGACGTTCCTTGGAAATGAACCACCTGTACGAAGCCATGGGGTTTGCTAACCGTGGGGAAATGGGAAAATTCATGAGCCAACACTTTCCTGCACTTGCCTCTCAAAAACCAAGCAAAGTACGGTGGAAAAAATTTCTCTACGACTCCATCCAAGCAACAGCCCCCGCCTGTGAGGGATGCCCCGATGAGGATGATTGCTTTCGCTCTGAGTGCTCGTTAGAGTGGCATCGGCGGTAG